The following proteins are encoded in a genomic region of Pungitius pungitius chromosome 19, fPunPun2.1, whole genome shotgun sequence:
- the LOC119199008 gene encoding myelin-associated glycoprotein-like has protein sequence MSNVECHGGPVCENGDSQPVPECLLSFRQQTALKKKHSLNVVSVMADQSVRMVTAIVLQSVFFLSGASASCYWRSDLSITAPEEIEGLTGSCLQIPCNFRVKSEEKFNSTTTTFGVWLKNHFYFDKHPNNVIFNSSGTVSTYPMTFTGDLSQKNCTTLFSSLKTTYTGKYYFRIENRPFLATAHCDPLLITVKDSPPKPSIEIPGDLKEKEPVSISCSASTSCPHSLPQLTWNLQPDSHNMTEKNTDGTFTTKIQKSITLSHEHDGFIITCSARYPVNEGKGVKTSEETKTLSVSYAPKNTSASISPSGLVSAGSWVILTCSSRAKPPVSFTWFKTSRDGPIKVSEGAFYIVNVTDGGVYYCVATNQLGDQTSSEIHLTIGGDQLVGAQVIVKVLGIILLVTTLVIFECWLKSRRYSKPQEVRYQKRRDIS, from the exons GTGGTGAGTGTCATGGCAGACCAGTCTGTTAGGATGGTGACAGCCATCGTGTTGCAGagtgtcttcttcctctcag GTGCTTCTGCCTCTTGTTATTGGAGATCAGATCTATCCATTACTGCACCAGAAGAGATAGAAGGACTGACTGGATCTTGTTTGCAAATTCCATGTAACTTCAGAGTTAAATCAGAAGAGAAATTCAACAGCACAACAACAACCTTTGGAGTGTGGCTTAAAAACCACTTTTACTTCGACAAACATccaaataatgtgattttcaaCAGTAGTGGGACAGTTTCCACATATCCGATGACTTTTACTGGAGACCTGAGCCAGAAAAACTGCACCACTTTATTTTCTAGTTTAAAGACAACATACACAGGCAAATACTACTTCAGGATTGAGAACCGACCATTTCTTGCAACAGCTCATTGTGATCCTCTGCTAATAACAGTTAAAG ATTCTCCTCCAAAGCCCAGCATTGAGATCCCAGGTgatctgaaggagaaggagcctgTCTCTATAAGCTGCTCAGCTTCCACTTCTTGTCCACACTCTCTTCCTCAACTCACCTGGAACCTCCAACCAGACTCTCACAACAtgacagagaaaaacacagatggaACCTTCACAACTAAAATCCAGAAGAGCATCACTCTGTCACATGAACATGATGGATTCATCATCACCTGTTCTGCCAGATATCCTGTGAATGAAGGAAAGGGTGTGAAGACgtcagaggagacaaagactcTCAGTGtttcat ATGCTCCCAAGAACACCTCAGCGTCCATCAGTCCATCAGGTCTGGTGTCAGCAGGTAGCTGGGTGATCCTGACCTGCTCCAGCAGAGCCAAGCCTCCTGTGAGCTTCACCTGGTTCAAGACCAGCAGAGATGGACCAATCAAAGTATCTGAAGGAGCCTTTTACATCGTTAatgtcactgatggaggagtttATTACTGTGTGGCCACCAATCAGCTTGGTGATCAAACATCCTCAGAGATACATCTGACTATAGGAG GTGATCAACTGGTTGGTGCTCAAGTCATCGTGAAGGTCCTGGGAATCATTCTGCTTGTCACTACTTTGGTCATCTTTGAGTG CTGGTTGAAATCAAGACGCTACAGCAAACCACAGGAGGTAAGATATCAGAAGAGGAGAGATATTTCATGA